The Spinacia oleracea cultivar Varoflay chromosome 2, BTI_SOV_V1, whole genome shotgun sequence DNA segment CCCGAGCCAAACCCACAACCGACGACTTCATGCTCGTGCCGAaccgtgcttttttcgtgcctGTGAAAGCATTGTTCTTTTTCGTGTTGGTCCACAACCCGGCCTACAACCATCTTTACATTCGGGCCGGGACAACCGGGCTCATATTTTCTTAGGGAGTCATTAATCTTTCCCAATCAAACAGTAAAGTAAGTAGGCAAAATAACCGGGATTGAACGTCACAATCTAGCTAAGCTTTGACGATGATTGAAAATAATGCATGCATGTAAAGCTGAGAGATGCATGAAACCAGATATTCTCCCAACCAAGGCAACAGCTAAAAGACACATTACTTGTCTACAACATTTTTTTAAGTGGGCCCGGGCCCTAGCTTACTCTAATTATTTCCCACTTATGTTTTAATTACAACTTAATTAAGCACCTTATTAGACAATTAGTGGTCCTAATTAACTATTTCTATATATTCTAGTACTAGAAAAAGTTTCTAAGCTTAATTATTCATGTATGGGCATTTCACTTTGGCATGTGCTTAATCTATGTTCATGAAAAAAGAGATTCTCTTTATCAAATAATACTTCTAACTATCAATTATTTAGTCCATTCATGTCAATATTAATATCATATTACTAGTATAAATATATAAAGTTCAAATTTACGAAGTAAATTAAAGTTGGTTGAATTTTTGCTGTTTGATCACATGAATAGTAAGTAAGAAGATCTATAAGAAAAAGAAAGGAGCACTCCGAATGTCACTAGGAATGGTAAATTATCGCCGAATTTCCTATAAATTTTGTGACACGAAATTTTAGTGCTTTAGACCGAGACTGCGAGAGTGGGTTAGGAGGATAAGGAAATCCATattccaaaattaaaattccGATGGATTTGATTCTATAATTACGAGGTTGTAAAATTTGAAATACATACATTTACCATGAATTTGATACTATAATTTCGAGgttgtaaattttgaaatacatACATCTACCATTAAACCATATTGAATGAGCTATCAAGACAATTAGAAGAAGGAAATACCTCCCAATCAATAACCTTAATTAATTATGTAACCTCATCATTGCTTAATTTCCAAGTTTCATTGAAAGTCCTTGTAATCCTTTTTAATGTGACATAAGACAATAGATTATGATAAAATCATGAGATCAATaaacctaattaattaatagtacaTCAAATAATAGTGTAAGACTATTTATATTAATAATGTCCcttaaaattaatattgatctttTATAATCACATTAAACCCATAACAAACAcaccaaaacaaaataaaaaataataacatccaaaatctaatttttttttaatggggTTATAAAAAAAGTGGTCCAAATATTTACTTTAATCACAATTTTCACTCTTTGGTGCTTCTCTTTAATGTCTTTATCCAACCTTTGTTGTTATTATTCCTAACCACTTTCActccctccaccaccaccttaCTACTATTATTTCCACCACCAACATTGGTGGCGTTGCTAGACTTCTTCCACCGGACCACCTGTAATAATTGGCCAATCCGCTTTCGCCACCTCAGCGTCGCCGCCGTCCGTGGCTTGGCACGCTCCACCACActtttgttgttattattaCGGTCAATACCCTTGATGGTAGCATCTTTGACTGAGGTTTGACTACCCCAAGATAAGGTGCTATGTTGTTTTTGTGGCACTATATTGCTAGTCTTGTCCCATGATGCCACTCCATTGTCCCCAAACTTGATTGATATGAAAGATTCATCTTCTATATTTTGGTAAGTAAAAAAAATGTgagtaaaaataaattaattagttaattagaccagatcagattatgaaaaataaaaaacactcACATAAAACATTCAGATCAGAAGTTAGAAAAATCAGGCTACGTCGGGTAACGAGAACTATAGAAACACACACGTATGTTGGTTCTATTTTTGAGGACTAGTTTAGCAGGGTCCTTCATCTCATCTTCTAAAAAAATGTACAATTGTGCAATTATCATTTTAAATTTCTAAAGTTCTAAATTTTTTAAACTACTCGTATTATTTACCCCGTTTTCGCTGACGATAATGATTGATTAATTTTATTTGTACTCAGTCAGTATTTTATTAAATGGTGCACTTTAACCGGTACAAAGTTTAAGGAGGATGAGTAGATTTTACTAAAGTTGAGATTGGagaataaacaattaaaattgCATCATTTAAAAAATTAAGACCGCTTACcatttaataaaatacagaGGGAATAAACAATAATTGACGTGTTTGGGAATTTTAACTCTAAATCAATTTCGTTCATCAATGAGTAACTTCAAAGCAAAAAATGTATGATAATACATCTCTTAGTATACTTATACACAAGCTACAAATAATCATCATTGTATATTTGTATTGTATAGTAACTTGACAGATTTCATGATTCTATAAATTATTTACCATCATTATTGAATCCGGTtaaaattaggtttagggttgttATATTATAGCcaattataaataattaaaccaTAATTTAAGATTAGTTTCTCCATAATTAACTACAACCACTACTACTAGCTCTATAGTGTGGGTTAGGTGCaacattgtttttgttgctGTTATATTAATATCTGTCCTAAATTTCACCAATCATCCAATTCTTTTTCTCCaagtattttaataattttaactaATTTTAATTAGATATTAGTTGAATTAATAACATTTGATATTTGAACATTGAACAGAATACAATGATATCCCATAAATTAACTTTTTCTCTAACattttaaactattaattatgGTCAAATTTTTTAAACTTTGACTACATGAATGATaattgtaaagaacattatgaaaagaaaatgaaagtaTTGTCTAGTCGAAAGTATGAACATGGGACCAAATCTATcaacactaaaaaaaaaaaaaacccaatttaTTACTCCCTCAGTTCATTTATGGTGTTACTTTGTTAATAAATTTATTTCTTCATAATTCTTGTCAATTTATAGTTTTTAGAGTACAAATATTTATAGGTTTTTCTTACTAAATTGTTAACCTATACAATTAAACTCcataaattaaaaaacaaataaagagagAAATTAGTGAGTGGGTTTATTTCTTCATAATTCTTgtcattttataatttttagcgTACAAATATTTATTGGTTTTTCTTACTAAATTGTTAACCTATACAATTAAACcccacaaattaaaaaaaaaaaaaaaaaaagaaattaatgaGTGGGttgttcaaagttcaaactaaaAAAAGACCACATTGTCATAATTTCATGACTCCTCCACCAATAACATTCtaagaaaatgacatttttttcatccaaaaaaaagaaaacgacaATATTCCAAATTTGAACCTTAAATCATTATATTTCTctaatcaaaaaaaatatatatataatcaataatttaacaaaaaaatgttaaaaatcACATGGTAGTTTTTATCAttctaaaaaaataattaaaactttaaaTAAAGAAGAATATAAACCTTCTAGGCTGGTGGAAGTAGTGTCAGCATCATAAAAAACACCAGCATCATCACGGTGGTGGCTACGGCTGCAGCTGCGGTGGCGGTGGCGGTTGATGTCATCTTTGTGGTGGTGGAAGAAAGATGTAATGGCAAAGATTTTAGGGAGGTTAACATAAGATTTAGCcttattattatgattattattagaATAATAATCATATTTATTAGTGGATTTTGATTTATTAAGGCCTTGTTTGGCTGATAAAATGAGAAGTCTCTCATTTAAACAAAGATGACAAACTCCTAAAACATCTTCTTTTGGGTGGAAATAACATATTCCTTCAttcatttttttgggttttgttgaAGGAGGAGGGAGAATAATTAAGGGAGTGTTTGTTTGGtgataaaattaaattttaaggaAGAGGgtaaaggagagagaaatgggaagaaagaaagagaataCTTTAAAGATGTGTGGGAAAAAAGCTTTATGGGTTTaaaaagggggaaaagaaaGTGTAAAAAGGGTAATTACTTCATTTTTATAAACAAAATATATGGATATAATATAAATCATACGgatttccctaaaaaaaatacggttttttcatgaaatgcccctgaggtttgcaataatgcactaaatacccctgcgcgtttcaaaattcatagaatacccctatttaaacttaaagtgcaccaaatgcccttggatttaacggccgttagtacTCCGTTAACGTTAATTTACGTTTATGCCCTTATTCACCCAATATTCTACAttttaactttaaaaaaaaaaatcttatttcttctctctcctctcatctcCTCTGTTGTTTCTGGCCCTTCTTAAATACTCGcccctcttcttcttcatcgTTTCTCTTCTCCCCTCaccctcctctctcctctcaatcTCACATCTCTTTTTCCTGGGTATCAAAATGGTGAACCCAACCACAATTTTTCCTTCTTCAAACCATCTTCATCAAACATCAATTGCTAACTCAAATCCTCAAATAATCGAACCCAAATTTTCTAGTGAATTGAAATCGCGAATTGAAGTTTGATGAAGAAGGGGAGGTTTAAGCCGATGACGAAGGACGGAGAACAAAAATAGATAGAGTAGAGAACATAGAGGGTAGCGCAACAATTAAGAGAGAATACATAACTAAATCGAGGGAGCATATGAAATTAGAGTAGATTTTGGAGCAACATTtgtttttcagattttgatttTCGTTGCTTTTCCTATTTTA contains these protein-coding regions:
- the LOC110790953 gene encoding uncharacterized protein: MNEGICYFHPKEDVLGVCHLCLNERLLILSAKQGLNKSKSTNKYDYYSNNNHNNKAKSYVNLPKIFAITSFFHHHKDDINRHRHRSCSRSHHRDDAGVFYDADTTSTSLEEDESFISIKFGDNGVASWDKTSNIVPQKQHSTLSWGSQTSVKDATIKGIDRNNNNKSVVERAKPRTAATLRWRKRIGQLLQVVRWKKSSNATNVGGGNNSSKVVVEGVKVVRNNNNKGWIKTLKRSTKE